A window of the Nitrospirota bacterium genome harbors these coding sequences:
- a CDS encoding ATP-binding protein, producing MEWIVEENLYPRLKWLIILRVIFVTLLLGSSVVFEVGQRRFYDSSLLNAIIIVTYLLSILYAIFLKNVKLHRISAYTQIAGDVAIETGLVYITGGIESWFSFTYLLTIIAGGILLYAKGGYLAASLSSIFYGGLIDLQFYSFLPLLPDVYLEEKEYLYNIFIHIIAFFLVAYLSSSLADRLRKKTAELKKKEEELRDKEKMAAIGELSQWIAHEIRNPLASLSGSIQMLREELLLDEKSRRLMEIALNEMDRLNTIITDFLNYAKPRSLSLQLCELNTIITEMITLLRNSRDYNEGIKIIEDLYQGKLELLLDPAQIKEVLWNLYMNAIQAMPDGGLLIVSSMKETDGFVELRFSDTGYGIKREDLKRIFYPFFTTKNNGSGLGLAIVHRIVEEHGGKIRVESKEGKGTTFKVYLPMKI from the coding sequence ATGGAATGGATTGTCGAAGAAAACCTTTATCCAAGGCTAAAATGGCTTATAATCCTCAGGGTAATCTTTGTAACATTGCTTCTTGGTTCATCTGTAGTATTTGAGGTAGGTCAAAGACGATTTTATGATTCTTCTCTTTTGAATGCGATTATTATAGTTACATATTTACTCTCAATCCTTTATGCTATCTTTTTAAAGAATGTAAAACTCCACAGAATTTCTGCCTATACCCAGATTGCAGGGGATGTTGCCATCGAAACAGGACTCGTTTATATAACAGGTGGTATTGAAAGCTGGTTTTCTTTTACATACCTGCTTACTATAATAGCTGGAGGCATCCTTCTTTATGCGAAAGGTGGCTATTTAGCTGCATCACTAAGCAGTATCTTTTACGGTGGATTGATTGATCTGCAATTTTATTCTTTTCTCCCCTTACTTCCCGATGTGTATCTTGAAGAAAAGGAATACCTATACAACATATTCATTCACATTATTGCCTTTTTCCTTGTTGCATATCTTAGCAGCAGTCTTGCAGATAGATTGAGGAAAAAAACAGCGGAGTTGAAGAAAAAAGAGGAGGAATTAAGGGACAAGGAGAAGATGGCTGCTATCGGTGAACTATCGCAATGGATTGCACATGAGATAAGAAACCCATTAGCCTCTTTGAGTGGTTCGATTCAGATGCTCAGGGAAGAACTTCTACTGGACGAGAAGAGCCGACGACTCATGGAGATTGCATTGAATGAGATGGATAGATTAAACACGATAATAACAGATTTCTTGAATTACGCAAAACCAAGATCTTTATCTTTACAGTTATGTGAACTGAATACTATAATAACAGAGATGATAACACTCCTGAGAAATTCAAGAGATTACAATGAAGGAATAAAGATAATCGAAGATCTCTATCAGGGCAAACTTGAACTTCTACTTGACCCTGCTCAGATCAAAGAGGTCTTATGGAATCTCTATATGAACGCTATTCAGGCAATGCCAGATGGTGGATTACTTATTGTATCATCCATGAAAGAGACAGATGGATTTGTAGAACTTAGATTTTCAGATACTGGATACGGAATAAAAAGAGAAGACCTTAAAAGAATATTTTATCCATTCTTTACTACTAAGAACAATGGCTCTGGCTTGGGACTTGCTATCGTGCATCGGATTGTTGAAGAACATGGTGGAAAGATAAGGGTAGAGAGTAAAGAGGGGAAAGGGACAACATTCAAGGTTTATCTGCCGATGAAAATTTAA
- a CDS encoding pitrilysin family protein codes for KNLGLRIKRLRLKVRGLRFVIFFVAGLVLLLSDIANAGKPIGKRIVLDNGMVLLISERHHLPIVSVNMIIKAGSILEPEEKAGLASLTSELLTEGTEKRTATQISEEIEFVGGSVDTGATYDYASATLSILKKDIELGFDILSDILLNPSFRDEEIQRKKDLIKGALKKRKEEPDWIASKEFDRVVFGRHPYGRDVSGTEETMDRMTREDIISFHSRYYLPNNSIIAIAGDITEKEAIEIVNRYFGRWKKGKITPVLNPEPPEVSKPNVLKIHRDLTQATIIIGHTGISRDNPDYYALSVANYILGGGGFSSRLMGNIRDKLGLAYDVHSYFASTKEIGEFRIGLQTKNESANLAIEEVIKELNRIKTEPVTDEEIEIAKGYLTGSFPLRMDTNSKVASLMVQIEFFNLGLDFPDRYKDLINAVTKEDILRVVKKYIKPDRYTLIVVADQNKAQIRY; via the coding sequence GTAAAAACTTAGGATTAAGGATTAAGAGGTTAAGGTTGAAGGTTCGAGGGTTAAGGTTTGTAATTTTCTTCGTTGCTGGTCTTGTCCTGTTGCTGTCTGATATCGCTAATGCAGGGAAGCCGATTGGCAAAAGGATAGTTCTCGATAATGGGATGGTCTTGTTAATATCTGAAAGACACCATCTCCCGATTGTAAGTGTGAATATGATTATAAAGGCGGGTTCGATTCTCGAACCGGAGGAAAAAGCAGGTCTTGCATCCTTGACTTCAGAGTTGCTGACAGAGGGGACAGAAAAGAGAACTGCAACACAGATAAGTGAAGAGATAGAGTTCGTAGGTGGTTCTGTGGATACAGGAGCAACATACGATTATGCATCAGCTACTCTCTCAATTCTCAAGAAGGATATTGAGCTCGGTTTTGATATCCTCTCAGATATACTTCTTAACCCCTCCTTCAGGGATGAAGAGATACAACGCAAGAAAGATCTCATAAAGGGTGCATTGAAGAAAAGAAAAGAAGAGCCTGATTGGATTGCATCAAAAGAGTTTGACAGGGTAGTCTTTGGCAGGCATCCTTATGGAAGAGATGTGTCAGGGACAGAAGAAACCATGGATAGAATGACCCGTGAAGACATTATCAGTTTTCATTCAAGGTATTATTTACCGAACAACTCTATAATTGCTATTGCAGGAGATATTACAGAGAAAGAGGCTATTGAGATTGTAAACAGATATTTTGGGAGATGGAAGAAAGGGAAGATCACACCTGTCCTGAATCCAGAGCCACCTGAAGTTAGTAAGCCAAATGTGCTCAAGATACACAGAGACCTTACACAGGCGACTATTATAATCGGACATACAGGGATAAGCAGAGACAATCCTGATTACTATGCCCTCTCGGTAGCAAATTATATTCTTGGAGGAGGCGGATTTTCATCAAGATTGATGGGGAACATAAGGGATAAACTTGGGTTAGCATATGATGTCCACAGCTATTTTGCATCAACAAAGGAGATTGGTGAGTTCAGGATAGGTCTTCAGACAAAGAATGAGAGTGCAAACCTTGCCATTGAAGAGGTCATAAAAGAACTCAACAGGATAAAGACAGAGCCTGTAACAGATGAAGAAATAGAGATAGCTAAAGGTTACCTTACCGGAAGTTTTCCCCTCAGGATGGATACAAATAGCAAAGTTGCCTCACTGATGGTACAGATTGAATTCTTCAATCTCGGGCTTGACTTTCCTGACAGATATAAAGACCTGATAAATGCAGTAACAAAGGAGGATATTCTCAGGGTTGTGAAAAAATACATAAAACCTGATAGATACACCCTGATTGTTGTTGCCGATCAGAATAAGGCACAGATAAGGTATTAG
- a CDS encoding pitrilysin family protein has translation MESSKIGLWIKAIRGNLIPLILTPLILFSLFTVLHAGEVKETILPNGLKVLTLSDNRIPIVTFQVWYKVGSRNEPSGKTGMSHLLEHMMFKGTDKIKPTEFSKIIQRNGGRDNAFTTKDYTAYYQILASDRLHISLDLEADRMVNLRLEPKEVASEKDVVAEERRMRYEDDPQNTAYEELLSVAYKTHPYRNPVIGWMSDIKSITREDLYNYYKTYYAPNNATIVVAGDFDTQSLLRNIEKHFGSLRPANIPPQEAPAEPQQKGERRIKIKKEAELPYLIAGYHVPTLKDKDGYALEVLSTILSSGKSSRIYRNLVYEKQIALYAGGDYSGLSKDSTLFYLYAAATIGKDIQMVEDSLYNEIERFKKEYVSDKELEKAKNQIEASFLMSQDSIFFQAELLGMAESLGDWRYIEKYLPGIRAVTKEDIQMVAKKYLNEDNRTVAILVPVRRTEN, from the coding sequence ATGGAATCGAGTAAGATAGGATTATGGATTAAAGCGATAAGGGGTAATCTTATTCCTTTAATCCTTACCCCTTTAATCCTGTTTTCACTGTTCACTGTTCTCCATGCTGGTGAAGTTAAAGAGACCATACTGCCAAATGGACTTAAGGTGTTAACTCTATCAGACAATCGGATTCCTATCGTTACATTTCAGGTATGGTATAAGGTTGGCTCAAGGAATGAACCTTCAGGTAAGACAGGGATGTCTCATCTGCTTGAGCATATGATGTTTAAAGGAACAGATAAGATTAAACCAACCGAGTTTTCAAAGATAATACAGAGAAATGGTGGAAGAGATAATGCCTTTACAACAAAGGATTATACTGCTTATTATCAGATACTTGCATCAGACAGGCTGCACATCTCACTCGATCTTGAGGCTGACAGGATGGTAAACCTCCGCCTTGAACCTAAAGAGGTGGCATCAGAAAAGGATGTAGTCGCTGAAGAAAGAAGAATGAGGTATGAAGACGACCCTCAGAATACTGCTTATGAAGAACTTCTATCAGTTGCTTACAAAACCCATCCTTACAGAAATCCTGTAATTGGCTGGATGTCAGACATCAAATCTATAACGAGAGAAGACCTCTATAACTATTATAAAACTTATTATGCCCCTAATAATGCAACCATAGTTGTTGCAGGTGATTTTGATACCCAGAGCCTTCTCCGCAATATTGAAAAACACTTTGGCTCACTCCGGCCTGCAAATATTCCACCACAAGAGGCCCCCGCTGAACCTCAACAAAAGGGAGAACGAAGGATAAAGATTAAGAAAGAGGCTGAACTCCCTTATCTTATTGCAGGTTATCATGTCCCAACGCTGAAGGATAAAGACGGTTATGCCCTCGAGGTTCTCTCAACCATACTTTCGAGTGGTAAAAGCTCCAGAATTTACAGGAATCTCGTATATGAAAAACAGATAGCACTATACGCAGGTGGGGATTATTCAGGGCTGTCAAAGGACTCTACGCTTTTTTATCTTTATGCTGCCGCAACTATAGGAAAGGACATACAAATGGTTGAAGACTCACTTTACAATGAGATTGAACGATTTAAAAAAGAATATGTATCAGATAAAGAACTCGAGAAGGCAAAAAACCAGATAGAAGCATCGTTTCTTATGTCTCAGGATTCTATATTCTTTCAGGCTGAATTACTCGGGATGGCTGAAAGTCTCGGTGACTGGAGGTATATAGAGAAATATCTGCCAGGAATAAGGGCTGTAACAAAGGAAGATATTCAGATGGTTGCAAAAAAATATCTCAACGAGGATAACAGGACAGTAGCTATTCTTGTTCCTGTGAGAAGGACAGAGAATTAG
- a CDS encoding sigma-54 dependent transcriptional regulator — translation MAKILVVDDEKGMRDVLQFILEKEGYNISVADSGEKAVEILKKEIFDLVITDIRMQGIDGIKVLKTTKELSPETIVLMITAFASVESAREALTAGAYDYITKPFNVNEIRLVIKNALEKKQLRKENILLKQELRRRFGIENIIGKSPAMQNLFSLIQKVATTMSSVLITGESGTGKEIVARGIHSLSQRTEAPFVAINCGAMPETLLESELFGHMKGSFTGAISNKKGLFEIADSGTIFLDEIGETPQFIQVKLLRFLEDHTFRRIGGTEDIGVDVRIIAATNRDLKDDILNDRFREDLYYRLNVIPIHIPPLRERREDIPLLIEYFLKKYSPHRTKRLSPEAMDVMLKADWKGNVRELENTIERIVALTDDEVIQPIHLPEEVRQERLSGQLLQTDMPEEGIYLDSIVRDVEKDLLLKALRAADGVKTKAARLLNISFRSLRHRLKKYGIE, via the coding sequence ATGGCTAAGATATTAGTAGTAGACGACGAAAAAGGAATGCGGGATGTTTTACAGTTTATACTTGAGAAGGAAGGATATAATATCTCTGTTGCAGATAGTGGTGAAAAGGCAGTGGAGATTCTAAAAAAAGAGATATTTGATCTTGTGATTACAGATATAAGAATGCAAGGGATAGACGGTATAAAGGTTCTTAAGACAACAAAAGAGTTATCACCAGAGACTATTGTCTTGATGATTACAGCCTTTGCATCAGTCGAATCAGCCAGAGAAGCACTTACAGCAGGGGCATACGATTACATAACCAAGCCATTCAATGTCAATGAGATAAGACTGGTTATTAAGAATGCACTTGAGAAAAAGCAACTAAGAAAGGAGAATATCCTCCTAAAACAGGAGCTGAGAAGACGGTTTGGTATTGAGAATATCATTGGTAAAAGCCCCGCAATGCAAAATCTCTTCTCTTTAATACAGAAGGTAGCTACAACCATGAGCAGTGTGCTTATTACTGGAGAGAGTGGCACAGGGAAAGAGATTGTGGCGAGAGGCATACATAGTTTAAGCCAGAGGACAGAGGCGCCCTTTGTGGCTATAAACTGTGGTGCTATGCCAGAGACACTCCTCGAGAGTGAACTCTTCGGACACATGAAGGGGTCTTTTACAGGTGCTATTTCAAATAAAAAGGGTCTCTTTGAGATTGCTGATAGTGGAACAATATTCCTTGATGAAATAGGGGAGACACCACAATTTATTCAGGTCAAACTCCTCAGGTTTCTTGAAGACCACACTTTCAGAAGAATCGGTGGAACAGAGGATATCGGTGTAGATGTAAGGATAATAGCAGCAACAAACCGGGATTTGAAGGATGACATCCTAAATGACAGATTTAGAGAAGATCTTTACTACAGACTCAATGTCATCCCTATTCATATTCCTCCACTTAGGGAACGTCGTGAAGATATACCTCTTCTTATAGAATATTTTCTGAAGAAATACTCCCCTCACAGGACTAAACGCTTATCACCAGAAGCAATGGATGTAATGCTTAAGGCAGATTGGAAAGGAAATGTAAGAGAACTTGAGAATACAATTGAGAGGATTGTAGCATTGACAGATGATGAGGTTATACAACCCATTCATTTACCAGAAGAAGTTAGGCAGGAAAGGCTCTCAGGTCAATTACTTCAGACCGATATGCCGGAGGAAGGCATCTACCTTGATAGTATAGTGAGAGATGTTGAAAAGGATCTACTCTTAAAGGCACTCAGGGCAGCAGATGGCGTAAAAACAAAAGCAGCAAGACTTTTGAATATAAGTTTCAGATCGCTGAGACACAGGTTGAAGAAATATGGAATCGAGTAA
- a CDS encoding type II secretion system F family protein gives MTANTKEEVIAYLRRQSILPTSVKVKPGAVTIKMPWGRGGPKVKDKDIVIFTRQFATMIDAGLPLVQCLDILEKQTENKMLAKALGEIKTEVESGATYADALRKYPKIFNDLYVNMVAAGETGGILDTILNRLSQYIEKAMKLKKKVKGAMIYPSVIISVAIIVVAVIMVFVVPTFARMFKEMGGTLPMPTQLVINISDFIAGIGGLIILLTIVASIVFIVQFRRTPKGKRTFDDIMLKMPIFGILIKKIAVAKFTRTLGTLISSGVSIMDALEITAKTAGNKIVEEAVIKTRIAVSEGKTLSEPLIKTGVFPPMVTQMISVGESTGGLDTMLGKIADFYDDEVDNAVANLTAMLEPMLMIYLGITVGFIVIAMYLPIFKFASLVQ, from the coding sequence ATGACCGCAAACACAAAAGAGGAGGTTATCGCCTATCTCAGGAGGCAGAGTATCCTGCCGACATCTGTAAAGGTAAAGCCGGGTGCTGTTACCATAAAAATGCCATGGGGTCGTGGTGGACCTAAGGTTAAAGATAAAGATATTGTCATATTTACAAGGCAATTTGCTACCATGATTGATGCGGGGCTTCCACTGGTGCAGTGCCTTGATATACTTGAAAAACAGACAGAAAACAAAATGCTTGCCAAGGCACTTGGAGAGATAAAGACTGAGGTGGAGAGCGGTGCAACCTATGCCGATGCCCTGAGAAAGTACCCTAAGATATTCAATGATCTCTATGTAAATATGGTTGCTGCGGGTGAGACTGGTGGTATACTCGACACCATACTTAACAGGTTGTCGCAATATATAGAAAAAGCGATGAAGTTGAAAAAGAAGGTGAAAGGGGCAATGATTTATCCATCGGTAATAATATCTGTTGCTATTATTGTAGTTGCTGTCATCATGGTCTTTGTTGTCCCCACATTTGCAAGGATGTTCAAGGAGATGGGTGGAACGCTCCCTATGCCAACACAGCTTGTAATAAACATCAGTGACTTCATAGCTGGCATCGGAGGATTAATAATATTACTTACCATCGTTGCATCTATCGTCTTCATCGTCCAGTTTCGCAGGACCCCTAAGGGCAAGAGAACCTTTGATGACATCATGTTAAAAATGCCGATATTCGGTATACTCATCAAAAAGATCGCTGTTGCAAAGTTTACGAGAACCCTCGGCACACTTATATCAAGCGGTGTCTCTATCATGGATGCACTTGAGATTACAGCAAAGACTGCAGGCAACAAGATAGTAGAAGAGGCAGTTATAAAGACAAGGATTGCGGTAAGCGAGGGTAAAACTCTATCAGAACCACTCATAAAGACAGGTGTCTTTCCACCGATGGTAACACAGATGATTTCAGTAGGTGAATCAACAGGTGGACTTGATACAATGCTCGGTAAGATAGCAGATTTCTATGATGACGAGGTAGATAATGCTGTGGCGAACCTGACTGCCATGCTTGAGCCAATGTTGATGATATATCTTGGCATAACCGTTGGCTTTATTGTAATTGCTATGTATCTCCCAATCTTCAAGTTCGCATCGCTCGTCCAGTAA
- the pilB gene encoding type IV-A pilus assembly ATPase PilB — translation MLVSANLITEEQLKKALELQKKEGGRLGSNLIKLGFIDEEKLANFLGKQYGIPSVNLAQYEIDPSVVKLVPFDVAQKYQLIPVERKGASLSVAMVDPSNVFAIDDIKFLTGYNVNPMVATESSVKAAITKYYEQVEALESMLESLKVEDNGLDIIHEEEESVNLSELKQAVEEAPVVKLVNMILSDAVAKRASDIHIEPYEKTFRIRFRVDGVLYDVMQPPKRLKAAITSRIKIMSELDISERRLPQDGRIKLRMKGKEIDLRVSTIPTLFGEKIVMRLLDKSNLMLDMTRLGFEEKALKDFQEAISAPYGMVLVTGPTGSGKSTTLYSALNTLNNIDVNIMTAEDPVEYNLMGINQVQMKEEIGLNFAAALRSFLRQDPDIIMVGEIRDYETAEIGVKAALTGHLVLSTLHTNDAPSTINRLLNMGIEPFLVASSVLLIVAQRLARKICQNCKEEEKYPLQSLIELGFTEEEAETVTCYKGKGCDICGGTGYKGRIALYEVMPVKEEIRELILQGANATEIKKTAARLGMNTLRMSGLTKIKEGITTVGEVMRVSFAD, via the coding sequence ATGCTTGTGTCTGCCAACCTCATTACTGAAGAGCAATTAAAGAAGGCGCTTGAACTTCAGAAGAAAGAGGGTGGAAGGCTCGGTTCGAACCTCATAAAACTCGGATTTATTGACGAGGAGAAACTGGCAAACTTCTTGGGTAAACAATACGGTATACCTTCTGTAAACCTTGCCCAATATGAGATCGACCCTTCTGTTGTAAAACTTGTGCCATTTGATGTAGCACAGAAATACCAGTTAATACCTGTTGAGAGGAAAGGTGCATCACTATCAGTTGCAATGGTAGATCCATCTAATGTATTCGCCATAGACGATATAAAATTTCTTACAGGATATAATGTTAACCCCATGGTAGCAACAGAATCATCAGTAAAAGCTGCGATAACAAAATATTACGAGCAGGTAGAGGCACTCGAATCAATGCTTGAGAGCCTCAAGGTTGAGGATAATGGGCTGGATATTATCCACGAGGAAGAGGAATCTGTAAACCTCAGTGAGCTTAAGCAGGCAGTTGAGGAGGCACCTGTTGTTAAGCTTGTTAACATGATACTTTCCGATGCAGTAGCCAAGAGGGCAAGTGACATACATATAGAACCTTACGAAAAAACATTCCGTATAAGATTCAGGGTTGATGGCGTTCTTTATGATGTAATGCAACCACCAAAGAGGTTGAAGGCAGCAATAACCTCAAGGATAAAGATTATGTCGGAACTTGATATATCTGAGAGGAGGCTCCCGCAGGATGGAAGGATAAAACTCAGGATGAAGGGGAAAGAGATAGACCTCAGGGTCTCAACTATCCCGACTCTTTTTGGTGAAAAGATAGTTATGAGGCTTCTTGATAAGAGCAACCTCATGCTTGACATGACAAGACTTGGCTTTGAAGAAAAGGCTCTCAAAGACTTTCAAGAGGCGATTTCTGCACCTTATGGCATGGTACTTGTTACAGGTCCTACAGGTAGTGGCAAATCTACAACCCTATATTCGGCACTGAATACATTAAACAATATTGATGTAAACATAATGACCGCAGAGGACCCTGTGGAATATAACCTTATGGGTATAAATCAGGTCCAGATGAAAGAAGAGATAGGGCTTAATTTTGCAGCCGCCCTTCGATCATTCTTGAGGCAGGACCCTGATATAATAATGGTCGGTGAGATAAGGGATTACGAGACTGCAGAGATAGGGGTCAAGGCTGCGCTGACAGGGCACCTTGTTCTAAGCACCCTACACACAAATGATGCCCCGAGCACGATAAACCGATTGCTGAATATGGGTATCGAGCCATTTCTTGTCGCATCATCAGTTCTGCTGATTGTTGCACAAAGGCTTGCAAGAAAGATATGCCAGAACTGTAAAGAAGAAGAAAAATACCCTCTGCAAAGCCTTATCGAATTGGGTTTCACTGAAGAGGAAGCTGAAACTGTTACATGCTATAAAGGTAAAGGCTGTGATATATGCGGTGGCACAGGATATAAAGGACGTATTGCCCTTTATGAAGTAATGCCGGTTAAAGAAGAAATCAGGGAGTTGATACTTCAGGGTGCCAATGCTACAGAGATCAAGAAAACTGCTGCAAGGTTGGGGATGAATACCCTCAGGATGAGTGGACTCACAAAGATAAAAGAGGGTATTACTACTGTTGGGGAAGTAATGAGGGTATCATTCGCGGATTAA
- a CDS encoding MogA/MoaB family molybdenum cofactor biosynthesis protein gives MSDKGSRGEREDLSGDIIKEMVNGISGEVVFYEIIPDEKELIKERLIRISDTDIADLILTTGGTGLSPRDVTPDATMEVIDREIVGMAEAMRMKGLKKTPRAILSRAVAGVRKRCLIINLPGSPKGVRENLSVILPVIIHAVEKIKGDTTECGS, from the coding sequence ATGAGTGATAAGGGGTCGAGGGGTGAAAGGGAGGACCTCAGTGGAGATATTATTAAAGAGATGGTCAATGGCATTTCTGGCGAAGTTGTCTTCTATGAGATTATCCCTGATGAAAAAGAGCTGATAAAAGAAAGACTGATAAGAATTTCTGATACTGATATAGCTGACCTCATACTGACTACAGGAGGAACAGGACTTTCTCCGAGAGATGTTACCCCTGATGCAACAATGGAGGTTATAGATAGAGAAATAGTAGGAATGGCTGAGGCAATGAGGATGAAAGGACTAAAGAAGACTCCAAGGGCAATACTTTCGAGGGCTGTTGCCGGCGTAAGAAAAAGGTGTCTGATTATAAATCTACCCGGAAGCCCTAAGGGAGTGAGAGAGAACCTATCGGTAATCCTACCTGTCATCATCCATGCTGTTGAGAAGATAAAAGGTGATACGACTGAGTGTGGTTCCTAA
- a CDS encoding type IV pilus twitching motility protein PilT produces the protein MASLEEFLHIMVQREASDLHITTGIPPTLRIDGKLTPLEGHPPLTAAETKALCYSILTDAQKHKFEANNELDLSFGVKGLSRFRANIFVQRGAVAGAFRTIPFKIFTFAELGLPPIIEDLVRKPRGLILVTGPTGSGKSTTLAAMIDKINNERHEHIVTIEDPIEYLHTHKKCLINQREVNADTFSFKNALKYILRQDPDVVLIGEMRDLETIEAALTISETGHLTFATLHTNSAVQTINRIIDVFPPHQQEQIRVQISFVLEGVISQQLITKKSGGRALAVEILVPNAAIRNLIREDKVHQIYSMMQTGQAKFGMQTMNQALFDLYSKGLISYEDTVGRSTVPDEMIMMLERASKEPTAVKRF, from the coding sequence ATGGCGTCGTTAGAGGAATTCTTGCATATAATGGTTCAGCGGGAGGCATCTGATCTCCATATTACGACTGGCATTCCGCCAACACTTCGCATAGATGGAAAACTTACCCCACTTGAAGGACATCCTCCCTTGACCGCAGCAGAGACAAAGGCACTCTGTTACAGTATATTGACAGATGCGCAGAAACATAAGTTCGAGGCAAATAATGAACTTGACCTCTCTTTTGGTGTAAAGGGACTGAGCCGATTCAGGGCGAATATATTTGTTCAAAGAGGAGCGGTTGCAGGTGCATTCAGGACGATTCCCTTTAAGATATTTACATTTGCTGAGCTTGGTCTTCCTCCAATCATAGAGGATCTGGTAAGAAAACCGAGGGGATTGATACTCGTAACAGGTCCTACAGGCAGTGGTAAATCAACTACCCTGGCGGCGATGATAGATAAGATAAATAACGAGAGACACGAGCATATCGTTACTATAGAGGATCCCATAGAGTATCTTCATACACATAAAAAATGTCTTATAAACCAGCGGGAGGTAAATGCAGATACATTCTCTTTTAAAAATGCCCTGAAATATATTCTGAGGCAGGACCCCGATGTTGTCCTGATAGGTGAAATGAGAGACCTTGAAACGATAGAGGCAGCCCTGACGATCTCTGAGACAGGGCATCTTACCTTTGCAACCCTCCATACCAATTCTGCGGTTCAGACCATAAATCGTATAATAGATGTCTTTCCACCTCATCAGCAAGAGCAGATCAGGGTGCAGATCTCATTTGTGCTCGAGGGTGTAATATCACAGCAGCTTATAACTAAGAAGTCGGGTGGAAGGGCACTTGCAGTTGAAATCCTTGTGCCAAACGCTGCTATTAGAAACCTGATAAGAGAAGATAAGGTTCATCAGATATACTCAATGATGCAGACAGGACAGGCGAAGTTTGGTATGCAGACAATGAACCAGGCACTTTTTGATCTCTACTCTAAGGGACTGATATCTTATGAAGATACTGTTGGCAGGTCAACGGTTCCAGATGAGATGATCATGATGCTCGAAAGGGCATCAAAGGAACCGACTGCAGTGAAGAGGTTTTAA